One region of Candidatus Rokuibacteriota bacterium genomic DNA includes:
- a CDS encoding ABC transporter substrate-binding protein, which produces MIRIGHSPDPDDAFMFYALTAGKLRVPGVEVQHVLEEIERLNRRACEGELEVTAVSAATYALVADRYRIMDPGASMGKGYGPVLVARVPLDAQEISERVVAIPGSHTTAALLLRLYCGDPPIIEVPFDRIPQVVLDEQAEAGLLIHEGQITHQALGLYPVLDLGKVWERETGLPLPLGINVVRRDLGEDLHRQLSRALRDSIAYAYAHEDEAIGYAMEFGRGIDRETCRRFVRMYVNDYTLALGDAGRRALEVLFQKAHASGLIPDIPPLDPL; this is translated from the coding sequence CTGATCCGGATCGGCCATAGCCCGGACCCCGACGACGCCTTCATGTTCTATGCCCTGACGGCCGGCAAGCTGCGTGTGCCCGGCGTCGAGGTCCAGCACGTGCTCGAGGAGATCGAGCGGTTGAACCGGCGGGCGTGCGAGGGCGAACTGGAGGTCACCGCGGTCTCGGCCGCGACGTACGCGCTGGTCGCCGACCGCTACCGGATCATGGACCCCGGCGCCTCCATGGGGAAGGGATACGGCCCGGTGCTTGTCGCCAGGGTCCCGCTGGACGCGCAGGAGATCTCCGAGCGCGTCGTGGCCATCCCCGGGAGCCACACCACCGCCGCGCTTCTGCTCCGGCTCTACTGCGGCGATCCGCCGATCATCGAGGTGCCCTTCGACCGGATCCCACAGGTGGTGCTCGACGAGCAGGCGGAGGCGGGGCTCCTGATCCACGAGGGGCAGATCACCCATCAGGCGCTCGGGCTCTACCCGGTCCTCGACCTCGGGAAGGTGTGGGAGCGGGAGACCGGGCTCCCGCTCCCCCTCGGGATCAACGTCGTCCGGCGGGATCTCGGAGAGGACCTCCATCGGCAGCTCTCTCGGGCGCTCAGGGACTCCATCGCCTACGCGTACGCCCACGAGGACGAGGCCATCGGCTACGCGATGGAGTTCGGTCGAGGCATCGATCGGGAGACCTGCCGGCGCTTCGTGCGCATGTACGTGAACGACTACACGCTGGCTCTGGGCGACGCCGGGCGCCGGGCGCTGGAGGTCCTGTTCCAGAAGGCTCACGCGAGCGGTCTGATTCCCGACATCCCGCCCCTCGACCCCTTGTAG
- a CDS encoding TetR/AcrR family transcriptional regulator — MKKGTARERILQAALEVFARKGYHRAIVDDIVRASGTSKGAVYHHFPTKEALFLALVDEFSNHLATAVAQAIESRHGALGKVEGALQATLETFSRHRELARILLLEAVSLGATYEAKRAEVHSRFAALIKGYLDQAAREGSIPPLDTEVATLAWLGAVNEVVIQWLHTGRPELAEALPALTAILLRSIGAAPPNRG; from the coding sequence GTGAAGAAAGGGACTGCCCGCGAGAGGATCCTCCAGGCCGCCCTGGAGGTCTTCGCCCGCAAAGGGTATCACAGGGCGATCGTGGACGATATTGTCCGCGCGTCGGGCACGTCCAAGGGCGCCGTCTACCATCACTTCCCGACCAAGGAAGCCCTCTTCCTCGCCCTCGTGGACGAGTTCTCGAATCACCTCGCGACGGCGGTCGCCCAGGCCATCGAGAGCCGCCACGGGGCGCTCGGCAAGGTGGAGGGCGCCCTCCAGGCGACGCTCGAGACGTTCAGCCGCCACCGTGAACTGGCTCGGATCCTGCTGCTCGAAGCCGTCAGCCTCGGCGCGACCTACGAGGCGAAGCGCGCCGAGGTCCACAGCCGCTTCGCCGCCCTGATCAAGGGCTACCTGGACCAGGCCGCGCGCGAGGGCTCGATCCCGCCGCTCGACACCGAGGTCGCCACCCTGGCGTGGCTCGGCGCCGTCAACGAGGTGGTGATCCAGTGGCTCCACACCGGCCGTCCCGAGCTGGCCGAGGCCCTCCCCGCGCTGACCGCCATCCTCCTCCGCTCCATCGGTGCCGCCCCGCCGAACCGGGGCTGA
- the mqnC gene encoding dehypoxanthine futalosine cyclase → MHGHWLLTEAPLLELGNLAQEARFRLIPEKRVTFVIDSNPNYTNVCVTDCQFCAFYRKPGDPEAYTLTVEEVLTKIEAGAARGATTILLQGGHNPDIPLDYYLTLVRETRRRFPQVTPHFFTASEVQTMAQVSGLSVPDVLLRLKDAGQFTLPGGGAEILSEGVRKRIEPKKGGPGAWLEVHREAHGLGFKTTATMMYGHVEEPGDVLDHLDAIRDLQDEHAGFTAFIPWSFKPGNTLLEKWIKHAAGPNAYLRVLAVSRLYLDNFPHIQASWFSEGKRTGQIALHFGADDFGGTLFEENVHRAADFVNTTTLDEVCALIREAGFTPAQRTTLYEILKVY, encoded by the coding sequence TGACGGAGGCCCCCCTGCTCGAGCTGGGGAACCTCGCCCAGGAGGCGCGGTTCAGGCTGATCCCGGAGAAGCGCGTCACCTTCGTCATCGACTCGAACCCCAACTACACCAACGTCTGCGTCACCGACTGCCAGTTCTGCGCCTTCTACCGAAAGCCCGGCGACCCCGAAGCCTACACCCTCACGGTGGAGGAAGTCCTGACGAAGATCGAGGCTGGCGCTGCCAGAGGCGCGACGACGATCCTGCTTCAGGGCGGCCACAACCCCGACATTCCGCTCGACTACTACCTCACGCTGGTCCGCGAGACGCGGCGGCGGTTCCCACAGGTGACGCCGCACTTCTTCACGGCCTCCGAGGTCCAGACCATGGCCCAGGTCTCCGGCCTCTCGGTCCCGGACGTGCTCCTCCGGCTCAAGGACGCCGGCCAGTTCACGCTCCCCGGCGGCGGGGCCGAGATCCTCTCCGAGGGTGTGCGGAAGCGGATCGAACCCAAGAAGGGCGGGCCCGGGGCCTGGCTCGAGGTCCACCGGGAGGCGCACGGCCTCGGCTTCAAGACGACGGCCACCATGATGTACGGCCACGTGGAAGAGCCCGGCGATGTGCTGGACCACCTGGACGCGATCCGCGATCTCCAGGACGAGCACGCCGGCTTCACCGCCTTCATTCCGTGGTCCTTCAAGCCCGGGAATACCCTCCTCGAGAAGTGGATCAAGCACGCCGCCGGCCCGAACGCCTATCTCCGGGTGCTCGCCGTCTCGCGCCTCTACCTGGACAATTTCCCCCACATCCAGGCCTCGTGGTTCTCCGAAGGCAAGCGGACGGGACAGATCGCGCTCCACTTCGGCGCGGACGACTTCGGGGGAACACTCTTCGAGGAGAACGTTCACCGGGCCGCAGACTTCGTCAACACCACGACCCTGGACGAGGTCTGCGCGCTGATCCGCGAGGCCGGTTTCACCCCCGCCCAGCGCACGACGCTGTACGAAATCCTGAAAGTCTATTGA